A window from Leifsonia shinshuensis encodes these proteins:
- a CDS encoding superoxide dismutase, which translates to MADYTLPDLPYDYSALEPNISGRIMELHHDKHHKTYVDGANTALAKLAEARDADDLTYVNKLEKDLAFNLAGHVNHTVFWNNLSPDGGDKPVGELAAAIDEFFGSFDKFRAHFTASALGIQGSGWSILAWDSLGQKLIIEQLYDHQGNLAAATVPLLMLDMWEHAFYLDYVNVKADYVKAFWNITNWSDVNDRFLRAREKTAGLLLLS; encoded by the coding sequence ATGGCTGACTACACGCTGCCGGACCTTCCGTACGACTACTCGGCCCTCGAGCCGAACATCAGCGGCCGGATCATGGAGCTGCACCACGACAAGCACCACAAGACCTACGTGGACGGCGCCAACACCGCGCTGGCGAAGCTCGCGGAGGCCCGCGACGCCGACGACCTGACCTACGTCAACAAGCTCGAGAAGGACCTGGCGTTCAACCTCGCCGGCCACGTCAACCACACCGTGTTCTGGAACAACCTCTCCCCGGACGGCGGCGACAAGCCGGTCGGCGAGCTGGCGGCCGCGATCGACGAGTTCTTCGGCTCGTTCGACAAGTTCCGCGCCCACTTCACGGCGTCGGCGCTCGGCATCCAGGGCTCCGGATGGTCGATCCTCGCCTGGGACTCGCTGGGCCAGAAGCTCATCATCGAGCAGCTGTACGACCACCAGGGCAACCTCGCCGCGGCCACCGTCCCGCTGCTCATGCTCGACATGTGGGAGCACGCCTTCTACCTCGACTACGTCAACGTGAAGGCCGACTACGTCAAGGCGTTCTGGAACATCACCAACTGGTCCGACGTCAACGACCGCTTCCTCCGGGCGCGCGAGAAGACCGCGGGTCTGCTGCTACTGTCGTAA
- the whiA gene encoding DNA-binding protein WhiA, which yields MALTSDVKDELTKVEVSKTTVRAAELATILRFSGGLHLIGGRIAVESELDTPELARRVRKDLAELYGVRSEVSVISASGVRRTSQYLVRVLDGGETLARQTGLLDARRRPIRGLPNRLTTGSRDELAAVWRGAFLANGSLTDPGRSAALEVTCPGNEAAMALVGAAGRLGIAAKAREVRGVHRVVIRDGEAISAMLVAMGAAQTVANWEELRQRREVRANANRLVNFDDANLRRSAQAAVAACARVERALEILGPEVPEHLRYAGELRLAHRDASLDELGHHADPPMTKDAVAGRIRRLLAMADKRASDLGIPGTEASLPADLDEV from the coding sequence TTGGCTCTCACCTCCGACGTCAAGGACGAGCTCACGAAGGTCGAGGTCAGCAAGACCACGGTCCGCGCTGCAGAACTGGCCACCATCCTCCGGTTCTCGGGCGGACTGCACCTGATCGGCGGGCGCATCGCGGTGGAGAGCGAGCTGGACACGCCCGAACTCGCCCGCCGGGTGCGCAAAGACCTCGCGGAGCTCTACGGGGTCCGCAGCGAGGTGTCCGTGATCTCCGCGTCCGGGGTGCGCCGCACCAGCCAGTACCTGGTGCGCGTGCTCGACGGCGGCGAGACGCTCGCCCGCCAGACGGGCCTGCTGGATGCGCGCCGCCGGCCGATCCGCGGCCTCCCGAACCGCCTGACCACGGGCTCCCGCGACGAGCTCGCCGCCGTCTGGCGCGGCGCGTTCCTCGCGAACGGCTCGCTGACCGATCCCGGCCGCTCCGCCGCGCTCGAGGTGACCTGCCCGGGCAACGAGGCCGCGATGGCGCTCGTCGGCGCCGCCGGCCGCCTCGGCATCGCCGCGAAGGCCCGCGAGGTGCGCGGCGTGCACCGCGTGGTCATCCGCGACGGCGAGGCCATCAGCGCGATGCTCGTCGCCATGGGCGCCGCGCAGACGGTCGCGAACTGGGAGGAGCTGCGGCAGCGCCGCGAGGTCCGCGCCAACGCGAACCGGCTCGTGAACTTCGACGATGCCAACCTGCGCCGGTCCGCGCAGGCCGCCGTCGCCGCCTGCGCCCGCGTCGAGCGCGCGCTCGAGATCCTCGGCCCGGAGGTGCCCGAGCACCTGCGCTACGCGGGCGAGCTGCGCCTCGCACATCGCGACGCCAGCCTCGACGAGCTCGGCCACCACGCCGACCCGCCGATGACCAAGGATGCGGTCGCCGGCCGCATCCGCCGCCTGCTGGCCATGGCCGACAAGCGGGCGAGCGACCTGGGCATCCCCGGCACCGAAGCGAGCCTCCCGGCCGATCTCGACGAGGTGTAA
- the rapZ gene encoding RNase adapter RapZ: MATDGDTVASAEQQEVLIVTGMSGAGRSTVANALEDLDWYVVDNLPPQMLRPLIELANRAESGLPRIAAVVDVRGRNFFVDLREMIQSLREGTKVRVLFLEASDAVLVRRFEQVRRPHPLQGDGTILDGISAERTRLREIREASDIIVDTSDLNIHQLATNITDTFAAEDAAGVQVTVMSFGFKYGLPADADLVADARFLPNPFWNAELRPHTGLEEVVRDYVLTRDGAEEFISGYVSALRPIMAGYQRENKRHAMIAIGCTGGKHRSVAIAEELAARLRSFPGLAVNTKHRDLGRE; the protein is encoded by the coding sequence ATGGCCACCGACGGCGACACAGTCGCAAGCGCCGAGCAGCAGGAAGTGCTCATCGTCACCGGGATGTCGGGCGCCGGGCGCTCGACCGTCGCGAACGCCCTGGAGGACCTCGACTGGTACGTCGTCGACAACCTCCCGCCACAGATGCTGCGCCCGCTGATCGAACTCGCCAACCGTGCGGAGTCGGGGCTTCCGCGCATCGCGGCGGTGGTCGACGTGCGCGGCCGCAACTTCTTCGTCGACCTGCGCGAGATGATCCAGAGCCTGCGCGAGGGCACCAAGGTGCGCGTCCTGTTCCTCGAGGCGTCCGACGCCGTGCTGGTGCGCCGCTTCGAGCAGGTGCGCCGCCCGCATCCGCTGCAGGGTGACGGCACGATCCTCGACGGCATCTCGGCCGAGCGGACGCGGCTCCGCGAGATCCGCGAGGCGAGCGACATCATCGTCGACACCTCCGACCTCAACATCCACCAGCTGGCGACGAACATCACGGACACCTTCGCCGCGGAGGACGCTGCCGGCGTGCAGGTGACCGTGATGAGCTTCGGGTTCAAGTACGGTCTGCCCGCCGACGCGGACCTCGTCGCCGACGCCCGGTTCCTCCCGAACCCGTTCTGGAACGCCGAACTGCGGCCGCACACCGGCCTCGAGGAGGTCGTCCGCGACTACGTCCTCACCCGCGACGGGGCCGAGGAGTTCATCTCCGGCTACGTCTCGGCGCTGCGCCCGATCATGGCGGGCTACCAGCGTGAGAACAAACGGCACGCGATGATCGCGATAGGCTGCACTGGCGGAAAACACCGGTCCGTCGCGATTGCGGAAGAGCTCGCGGCACGGTTGCGCAGTTTCCCCGGTCTCGCGGTGAACACCAAACACCGAGACCTCGGCCGTGAATGA
- the uvrC gene encoding excinuclease ABC subunit UvrC, whose translation MADTVSYRPKAGEIPTQPGVYRFRDKNRRVLYVGKAKNLRARLSNYFQPLRSLHERTRRMVTTASSVEWTVVGTEYEALQLEYTWIKEFNPPFNVKFRDDKTYPYLAVTLGDRVPRVMITRNRNIKDARYFGPYTKVWAIRETVDLMLKAFPMRSCSDGVYRRAELTGRPCLLGDIGKCAAPCVGRITPEDHKSLAIDFASFMAGNDSGYLRDLTDKMKQAASTMDYEAAARHRDAIQALEGVLGKSAVVLTESVDADVFGIAHDELAAAVTQFIVRGGRVRGVRSWVVDKELDVGLGELVETVVQNAYDGPDAPPREILVPELPEDTAELEQWLTQRRRETPDPSAPRGRLTGRVELRTAQRGEKAALAQTVEMNAKNALVLYKTRRSSDFVARSQALNDIQDALGMADAPLRMECYDVSHLSGTNIVASMVVFEDGLPRKDQYRRFSIPESTDDTESIYQVISRRLAYLKETPAPADPAADALDEETALDAEGAAGADEVVDAAERRRRKFSYPPNLLIVDGGQPQVAAAKRALDESGVTGIQLAGIAKRLEEIWLPDSDFPVILPRNSDALFLIQRLRDEAHRFAITYQRARRKRDIGTVLGEIPGLGPSRVKELLKHFGSVAQLRKATPEQIAEVRGVGPRLAAAVYERLTDTARSDDQAAEAQPEGGREAGVSR comes from the coding sequence GTGGCCGACACCGTCAGCTACCGGCCGAAGGCCGGCGAGATCCCGACCCAGCCGGGGGTGTACCGGTTCCGCGACAAGAACCGGCGCGTGCTCTACGTGGGCAAGGCGAAGAACCTGCGCGCGCGGCTGAGCAACTACTTCCAGCCGCTCCGCAGCCTCCACGAGCGCACGCGCCGCATGGTCACCACGGCGTCCAGCGTCGAGTGGACGGTCGTCGGCACCGAGTACGAGGCGCTCCAGCTCGAGTACACGTGGATCAAGGAGTTCAACCCGCCCTTCAACGTCAAGTTCCGCGACGACAAGACGTACCCGTACCTCGCCGTCACCCTCGGCGACCGTGTCCCGCGCGTGATGATCACCCGCAACCGCAACATCAAGGATGCGCGCTACTTCGGGCCGTACACGAAGGTCTGGGCCATCCGCGAGACGGTCGACCTGATGCTCAAGGCGTTCCCGATGCGCAGCTGCTCGGACGGCGTGTACCGCCGCGCCGAGCTGACGGGCCGGCCGTGCCTGCTCGGCGACATCGGCAAGTGCGCCGCGCCGTGCGTCGGCCGCATCACGCCGGAGGACCACAAGTCCCTCGCCATCGACTTCGCCTCCTTCATGGCGGGCAACGACAGCGGATACCTGCGCGACCTGACGGACAAGATGAAGCAGGCCGCCAGCACGATGGATTACGAGGCCGCCGCCCGGCACCGTGACGCCATCCAGGCGCTGGAGGGCGTGCTCGGCAAGAGCGCGGTCGTGCTCACCGAGAGCGTGGACGCGGACGTGTTCGGCATCGCCCACGACGAGCTGGCCGCGGCGGTCACCCAGTTCATCGTCCGCGGCGGCCGCGTGCGCGGTGTCCGCAGCTGGGTGGTCGACAAGGAGCTCGACGTCGGCCTGGGCGAGCTGGTCGAGACGGTCGTGCAGAACGCCTACGACGGGCCGGACGCGCCGCCGCGCGAGATCCTCGTCCCGGAGCTGCCGGAGGACACGGCCGAGCTGGAGCAGTGGCTCACCCAGCGCCGCCGCGAGACGCCCGATCCGTCGGCGCCCCGCGGCCGGCTGACCGGCCGCGTCGAGCTGCGCACCGCGCAGCGCGGCGAGAAGGCGGCCCTCGCGCAGACGGTCGAGATGAACGCGAAGAACGCGCTCGTGCTCTACAAGACCCGGCGCAGCTCCGACTTCGTCGCCCGCTCGCAAGCGCTCAACGACATCCAGGACGCCCTCGGCATGGCCGACGCCCCGCTCCGGATGGAGTGCTACGACGTCTCCCATCTCAGCGGCACGAACATCGTCGCCTCGATGGTGGTGTTCGAGGACGGGCTGCCGCGGAAGGACCAGTACCGGCGTTTCAGCATCCCCGAGTCGACCGACGACACCGAGTCGATCTACCAGGTGATCTCGCGCCGTCTGGCCTACCTCAAGGAGACGCCGGCACCTGCGGACCCGGCTGCCGACGCGCTCGACGAGGAGACCGCGCTCGACGCCGAGGGCGCGGCCGGTGCCGACGAGGTGGTGGATGCCGCCGAGCGCCGTCGCCGCAAGTTCTCGTATCCGCCGAACCTGCTGATCGTCGACGGTGGCCAGCCGCAGGTCGCGGCGGCCAAGCGCGCGCTCGACGAGTCGGGCGTGACGGGCATCCAGCTGGCCGGCATCGCGAAGCGGCTGGAGGAGATCTGGCTGCCCGACTCCGACTTCCCGGTCATCCTGCCGCGCAACAGCGACGCCCTGTTCCTCATCCAGCGCCTCCGCGACGAGGCGCACCGCTTCGCGATCACCTACCAGCGGGCGCGCCGCAAGCGCGACATCGGGACGGTGCTGGGGGAGATCCCCGGGCTCGGCCCGTCGCGGGTGAAGGAGCTGCTGAAGCACTTCGGCTCGGTCGCCCAGCTCCGGAAGGCGACGCCCGAGCAGATCGCGGAGGTGCGCGGCGTGGGCCCACGGCTCGCCGCGGCCGTCTACGAGCGGCTGACGGATACGGCGCGCAGCGACGACCAGGCGGCGGAGGCGCAGCCGGAAGGCGGGCGGGAGGCCGGCGTCAGTCGCTAG
- the uvrA gene encoding excinuclease ABC subunit UvrA, whose product MTTGSHLSVRGARVHNLHNVDLEIPRDSMVVFTGLSGSGKSSLAFDTIFAEGQRRYVESLSAYARQFLGQVDRPDVDFIEGLSPAVSIDQKSTNRNPRSTVGTITEIYDYMRLLWARIGVPHCPICGERIQRQTVQQIADQLMELEPGTRYMVVSPVVSQKKGEFVDLFKELAASGYSRALVDGEQIQLSDPPTLKKQYKHDISVVVDRLVAGPDILGRLTDSLETALRLTDGLVQVNYVDREGSAAWQNFSEKLSCPNGHPIQLTEIEPRTFSFNAPFGACPECSGLGTRMSVDDELLLGDDELSIAEGVIVPWTTQGKGLFNYYEKLLDGLARDLKFSLKTPWKKLPENVRDAVLHGDNFEVKVRWKNRYGREMSYTSGFEGVVPYIERQYLQAETDTQRARWAEYLREVPCPVCGGKRLKPEVLAVLVHGKSIADASLLSLSDARAFMEKLHLTEREQKIGAQVLREIKIRLDFLIQVGLSYLDLARAAGTLSGGEAQRIRLATQIGSGLTGVLYVLDEPSIGLHQRDNRRLIDTLVALRDLGNTLIVVEHDEDTIRTADWIVDIGPGAGVNGGHVVHSGSYDDLLKNTESLTGDYLAGRREIAIPAKRRKIDKKRVIRVVDAEANNLKKVTVDFPLGAFVAVTGVSGSGKSSLVNDILYRVMANKLNGARKVPGKHRSVTGLENLDKVVHVDQAPIGRTPRSNPATYTGVFDRIRTLFAETPEAKTRGYLPGRFSFNVKGGRCEACSGDGTIKIEMNFLPDVYVACEVCGGARYNRDTLSVHYKGKNIAEVLDMPISEAAEFFKPISAIHRYLQTLVDVGLGYVRLGQSATTLSGGEAQRVKLATELQRRSNGRSVYVLDEPTTGLHFEDVRKLLLVLNGLLDKGNTVIVIEHNLDVIKSADWIIDMGPEGGAGGGEVIATGTPEQVAEAPGSHTGFFLKEILQGESARGAA is encoded by the coding sequence GTGACGACGGGCTCGCACCTCAGCGTGCGCGGAGCACGGGTGCACAACCTCCACAACGTCGACCTGGAGATCCCGCGCGACTCCATGGTCGTCTTCACCGGCCTCTCGGGGTCGGGCAAGTCGTCGCTGGCGTTCGACACGATCTTCGCGGAGGGGCAGCGCCGCTACGTGGAGTCGCTGTCCGCCTACGCGCGGCAGTTCCTCGGCCAGGTCGACCGGCCGGACGTCGACTTCATCGAGGGCCTGAGCCCTGCGGTGTCGATCGACCAGAAGTCGACGAACCGCAACCCCCGTTCGACGGTCGGGACGATCACCGAGATCTACGACTACATGCGTCTGCTCTGGGCGCGCATCGGCGTACCGCACTGCCCGATCTGCGGTGAGCGCATCCAGCGCCAGACCGTGCAGCAGATCGCGGACCAGCTCATGGAGCTCGAGCCCGGCACGCGCTACATGGTCGTCAGCCCCGTCGTGTCGCAGAAGAAGGGCGAGTTCGTCGACCTCTTCAAGGAGCTCGCCGCGAGCGGCTACTCGCGTGCGCTGGTCGACGGCGAGCAGATCCAGCTCTCCGACCCGCCGACGCTGAAAAAGCAGTACAAGCACGACATCTCGGTCGTGGTCGACCGCCTCGTGGCCGGCCCCGACATCCTGGGCCGCCTCACCGACTCGCTCGAGACCGCGCTCCGCCTCACCGACGGTCTCGTGCAGGTCAACTACGTCGACCGCGAGGGCTCGGCCGCGTGGCAGAACTTCAGCGAGAAGCTGTCGTGCCCGAACGGCCACCCGATCCAGCTCACCGAGATCGAGCCGCGGACGTTCTCCTTCAACGCGCCGTTCGGCGCCTGCCCGGAGTGCTCCGGTCTCGGAACCCGCATGTCGGTCGATGACGAGCTGCTGCTCGGCGACGACGAGCTCAGCATCGCCGAGGGCGTCATCGTCCCGTGGACCACGCAGGGCAAGGGCCTCTTCAACTACTACGAGAAGCTGCTCGACGGTCTCGCCCGCGACCTCAAGTTCTCGCTCAAGACGCCGTGGAAGAAGCTCCCGGAGAATGTCCGCGACGCGGTGCTGCACGGCGACAACTTCGAGGTCAAGGTGCGGTGGAAGAACCGCTACGGCCGCGAGATGTCGTACACCTCGGGCTTCGAGGGCGTCGTGCCCTACATCGAGCGCCAGTACCTGCAGGCCGAGACCGACACGCAGCGCGCCCGCTGGGCCGAGTACCTGCGCGAGGTTCCGTGCCCCGTGTGCGGCGGCAAGCGACTCAAGCCCGAGGTGCTCGCGGTCCTCGTGCACGGCAAGAGCATCGCGGACGCGTCCCTGCTCAGCCTGAGCGACGCGCGCGCGTTCATGGAGAAGCTGCACCTGACCGAGCGCGAGCAGAAGATCGGCGCGCAGGTGCTGCGCGAGATCAAGATCCGCCTCGACTTCCTCATCCAGGTGGGCCTGAGCTACCTCGACCTGGCGCGCGCGGCGGGCACCCTCTCCGGTGGAGAGGCCCAGCGCATCCGCCTGGCGACGCAGATCGGTTCCGGCCTGACGGGGGTGCTCTACGTGCTCGACGAGCCGAGCATCGGCCTGCACCAGCGCGACAACCGACGCCTCATCGACACGCTGGTCGCCCTGCGCGACCTGGGCAACACCCTGATCGTGGTCGAGCACGACGAGGACACCATCCGGACCGCCGACTGGATCGTCGACATCGGCCCGGGCGCCGGCGTCAACGGCGGCCACGTCGTCCACTCCGGCTCGTACGACGACCTGCTCAAGAACACCGAATCGCTCACCGGCGACTACCTCGCCGGCCGCCGCGAGATCGCGATCCCGGCGAAGCGCCGCAAGATCGACAAGAAGCGGGTGATCCGGGTCGTGGATGCGGAGGCCAACAACCTGAAGAAGGTTACGGTCGACTTCCCGCTCGGCGCGTTCGTGGCGGTCACCGGCGTTTCGGGATCCGGCAAGTCCTCGCTGGTCAACGACATCCTGTACCGGGTGATGGCCAACAAGCTCAACGGCGCCCGTAAGGTGCCGGGCAAGCACCGCTCGGTGACCGGCCTCGAGAACCTCGACAAGGTCGTGCACGTCGACCAGGCGCCGATCGGCCGCACCCCGCGATCCAACCCGGCGACCTACACGGGCGTCTTCGACCGCATCCGGACGCTGTTCGCCGAGACGCCGGAGGCGAAGACCCGCGGCTACCTGCCCGGCCGGTTCAGCTTCAACGTCAAGGGCGGCCGCTGCGAGGCCTGCTCAGGCGACGGCACGATCAAGATCGAGATGAACTTCCTGCCCGATGTCTACGTCGCGTGCGAGGTGTGCGGGGGAGCGCGGTACAACCGCGACACGCTCTCCGTGCACTACAAGGGCAAGAACATCGCCGAGGTGCTCGACATGCCGATCAGCGAGGCGGCCGAGTTCTTCAAGCCGATCTCGGCCATCCACCGCTACCTGCAGACGCTCGTCGACGTCGGGCTCGGCTACGTCCGCCTCGGGCAGAGTGCGACCACGCTGTCGGGCGGCGAGGCGCAGCGTGTCAAGCTCGCGACCGAGCTGCAGCGCCGCTCCAACGGCCGCAGCGTGTACGTGCTCGACGAGCCGACCACGGGTCTGCACTTCGAGGACGTGCGGAAGCTCCTGCTGGTGCTGAACGGCCTGCTCGACAAGGGCAACACCGTCATCGTCATCGAGCACAACCTCGACGTGATCAAGTCGGCCGACTGGATCATCGACATGGGTCCCGAGGGCGGCGCGGGCGGCGGAGAGGTCATCGCGACCGGCACCCCGGAGCAGGTGGCCGAGGCGCCGGGCAGCCACACGGGCTTCTTCCTCAAGGAGATCCTGCAGGGCGAGTCGGCCCGGGGCGCCGCGTAG
- a CDS encoding DUF58 domain-containing protein — MTDRGPTRGVTRTTTGWTLSPALAGAVIVGVLAVVASFVMSRVEPALVGAPLLLTAALGWDRRPSPSAKGRPGEVTVSADITVDETAVAGDPGPAAPAAAPPQATLRIHTDATQRPDALQLRLALGGSAPVDAILTPSGAADASGTVPLVHSGPQRLGAVGVRAIGPDAAWVSDPGEEAAVERVIRPRRAPVRTLPLPARLLGLTGQHISTRPGDGGEFRDIDLFHPGDRLRRIDWRATARAGRDGELYVRRTTATSDAAVHLVVDARDDLTGVVADWSRAYPRPAVSSLDLAREAASSLAAAYAAAGDRVGFDDLGEYGRVLPPRAGARHRERVLRAIDLTRATGTAFQRVRSPRLSPGALVYVLGTFLDDQPATLALTWRAAGHRVIAVDVLPARDPGDLAPRDVLALRTIELERRLRLDQLQGGGVELLRWQDPAAREAALRALTAGRRRR, encoded by the coding sequence ATGACCGACCGCGGCCCGACGCGTGGCGTCACTCGGACGACGACCGGATGGACGCTGAGCCCCGCCCTCGCCGGAGCCGTGATCGTCGGCGTGCTGGCCGTCGTGGCCTCGTTCGTCATGTCCCGGGTGGAGCCCGCGCTGGTGGGCGCCCCGCTGCTGCTGACCGCCGCTCTCGGCTGGGACCGGCGCCCGTCGCCGTCCGCGAAGGGGCGACCGGGCGAGGTGACCGTGAGCGCGGACATCACGGTCGACGAAACGGCCGTGGCCGGTGACCCCGGCCCCGCCGCCCCCGCCGCCGCCCCGCCGCAGGCGACCCTCCGCATCCACACGGACGCCACCCAGCGCCCCGACGCCCTGCAGCTCCGCCTCGCACTGGGCGGGAGCGCGCCGGTGGATGCGATCCTCACCCCGTCCGGCGCCGCCGACGCGTCGGGCACGGTGCCGCTCGTGCACTCCGGCCCGCAGCGGCTGGGCGCCGTTGGCGTCCGCGCGATCGGCCCCGACGCCGCGTGGGTGAGCGACCCGGGGGAGGAGGCGGCGGTCGAGCGGGTGATCCGCCCGCGGCGCGCGCCCGTCCGGACGTTGCCGCTGCCCGCCCGACTGCTCGGCCTCACCGGGCAGCACATCTCGACCCGGCCCGGGGACGGCGGCGAGTTCCGCGACATCGACCTGTTCCATCCGGGTGACCGGCTGCGCCGCATCGACTGGCGCGCCACCGCGCGCGCCGGCCGCGACGGCGAGTTGTATGTGCGCCGCACGACCGCGACCTCCGACGCCGCCGTCCACCTCGTGGTGGACGCCCGCGACGACCTGACGGGCGTGGTCGCGGACTGGTCGCGCGCCTATCCACGGCCCGCCGTCTCGTCACTCGACCTGGCGCGCGAGGCCGCGTCGTCGCTGGCGGCGGCGTACGCGGCGGCCGGTGACCGCGTCGGCTTCGACGACCTGGGGGAGTACGGGCGTGTGCTGCCGCCGCGCGCCGGCGCGCGCCACCGGGAGCGCGTGCTGCGCGCCATCGACCTCACCCGGGCGACCGGCACGGCGTTCCAGCGCGTCCGTTCGCCCCGTCTGTCGCCGGGCGCGCTGGTGTACGTCCTTGGGACGTTCCTCGACGACCAGCCCGCGACGCTGGCCCTCACCTGGCGCGCGGCCGGGCACCGGGTGATCGCGGTGGATGTGCTCCCGGCGCGCGATCCGGGCGACCTGGCCCCGCGCGACGTGCTGGCGCTGCGGACCATCGAGCTCGAGCGCCGGCTGCGGCTCGACCAGCTGCAGGGCGGAGGCGTCGAACTGCTGCGCTGGCAGGACCCGGCGGCGCGCGAGGCGGCCCTCCGCGCGCTGACCGCGGGACGGAGACGCCGATGA
- a CDS encoding AAA family ATPase: MPADPSIPAPNSTPPADAAPVAALPVPEVARLGSEVLDRVSTVVVGMRDPLRIAFATILAGGHVLFEDVPGLGKTLAARSIAAAVGLDFRRLQCTPDLLPSDITGSFVYVPRTSEFEFRPGPVFTGLFLADEINRTSPKTQSALLEAMAEGQVSVEGRSFPLPTPFHVVATANPIESEGTYALPEAQLDRFMVRLSVGYPDEAGESRVLLARVARRHEVATVEPVIDAATLSAMQAGVEAVDVDPDIADYCVRLAAATRRHRSVEVGASPRGSQGLLLVARALAVLDGRDFVLPDDVKAVAVPVLAHRLTLTVQAWTSGVGAEQVVIEVVNSVAGPPAVGAAQRAEAARG; encoded by the coding sequence GTGCCCGCTGACCCGAGCATCCCCGCCCCGAACTCCACCCCACCCGCCGACGCGGCCCCGGTCGCCGCTCTCCCCGTCCCCGAGGTCGCCCGGCTCGGCTCCGAGGTGCTCGACCGCGTGTCCACGGTGGTCGTCGGGATGCGCGACCCGCTCCGGATCGCCTTCGCGACCATCCTCGCCGGCGGGCACGTGCTCTTCGAGGACGTTCCCGGTCTCGGCAAGACGCTCGCCGCCCGCAGCATCGCCGCGGCCGTCGGCCTCGACTTCCGCCGGCTGCAGTGCACGCCCGACCTGCTGCCGTCCGACATCACCGGCTCGTTCGTGTACGTGCCGCGGACCTCTGAGTTCGAGTTCCGCCCGGGTCCCGTCTTCACGGGCCTCTTCCTCGCGGACGAGATCAACCGCACGTCGCCGAAGACGCAGTCCGCGCTGCTGGAGGCGATGGCGGAGGGCCAGGTCTCGGTGGAGGGCCGAAGCTTCCCGCTCCCCACGCCCTTCCACGTGGTGGCCACGGCCAACCCGATCGAGTCGGAGGGCACGTACGCATTGCCAGAGGCGCAGCTCGACCGCTTCATGGTCCGGCTGAGCGTCGGCTACCCGGATGAGGCGGGGGAGTCGCGCGTCCTGCTGGCCCGGGTGGCCCGGCGCCATGAGGTGGCGACGGTGGAGCCCGTGATCGACGCCGCCACGCTGTCCGCGATGCAGGCCGGGGTGGAGGCGGTGGATGTCGACCCGGACATCGCCGACTACTGCGTCCGGCTGGCCGCCGCGACCCGCCGCCACCGCTCGGTGGAGGTCGGCGCGTCCCCCCGCGGCTCGCAGGGCCTCCTCCTCGTCGCCCGCGCCCTGGCCGTGCTCGACGGCCGGGACTTCGTGCTCCCCGACGATGTGAAGGCCGTTGCCGTGCCCGTCCTCGCGCACCGGCTCACGCTGACGGTCCAGGCGTGGACCAGCGGCGTGGGCGCGGAGCAGGTGGTCATCGAGGTCGTCAACAGCGTGGCCGGACCGCCGGCGGTGGGCGCCGCGCAGCGCGCGGAGGCGGCGCGCGGATGA
- a CDS encoding DUF4129 domain-containing protein encodes MASTGTGQRRWTLAVCAVLVGIAVVAVAFQGVPAFTGPRVFLPPGPVVTDRPEQNLTGTPEPQRPQQQLRIDLSWLLVALIVLAVIVALAILWRYRRRSRPAPDLPSLAGLAETELSAPAPEPTAEPEPEHVRRGLDRASAELAAPREPRDAIERAWLGLEEGAADSGVQRLPAETPAEFASRVVARVAADRDAAQRFLGLYVRARFSTAPVTDADVAAARDAVAALRASWSTTSPGTTAGRRR; translated from the coding sequence GTGGCTTCGACGGGGACGGGACAGCGGCGGTGGACGCTCGCCGTGTGCGCCGTGCTGGTCGGGATCGCCGTGGTGGCCGTCGCGTTCCAAGGGGTTCCCGCCTTCACCGGGCCGCGGGTGTTCCTTCCGCCGGGACCGGTGGTGACAGACCGGCCGGAGCAGAACTTGACCGGGACCCCCGAACCGCAGCGGCCCCAGCAGCAGCTCCGCATCGACCTCTCCTGGCTGCTCGTCGCCCTCATCGTGCTCGCCGTGATCGTCGCGCTGGCCATCCTGTGGCGGTACCGCCGGCGAAGCCGCCCGGCGCCCGATCTGCCCTCGCTGGCCGGGCTGGCCGAGACGGAGCTGTCGGCACCCGCGCCCGAGCCCACCGCCGAACCGGAGCCCGAGCACGTCCGCCGCGGCCTCGACCGCGCGAGTGCGGAGCTCGCGGCGCCGCGCGAGCCCCGCGACGCCATCGAACGCGCCTGGCTGGGGCTGGAGGAGGGCGCCGCCGACTCGGGCGTCCAGCGCCTGCCCGCCGAGACGCCCGCCGAGTTCGCCTCCCGGGTCGTCGCACGGGTGGCGGCCGATCGGGACGCGGCCCAGCGGTTCCTCGGACTCTACGTCCGCGCCCGGTTCAGCACGGCACCGGTGACCGATGCCGACGTGGCCGCGGCCCGGGACGCGGTCGCGGCGCTCCGCGCATCCTGGAGCACCACATCCCCGGGCACCACGGCGGGGCGGCGCCGATGA